DNA sequence from the Bradyrhizobium sp. CIAT3101 genome:
GAGCGAGAAGCTCGAGCCCTCGATCTTCAGCCCCGCGACCAAGGCCGAGACCGGCCACGACGAGAACATCACCATCGCAAAAATGCGCGCGGTCGTCGGTGACGACGTCGCCTATATGCTCGAGAGCATGACGCGCGCGATCTACACGCTCGGCGAGGAGCTGGCGCGCGAGCAGGGCATCATCATCGCCGACACCAAGTTCGAATTCGGCCGCGACAAGGACGGCCGCATTATCCTGATCGACGAGGTCATGACGCCGGACAGCTCACGCTTCTGGGCCGTCGATGCCTACAAGCCCGGCCAGCCGCAGGCGAGCTTCGACAAGCAGCCCTTGCGCGACTATCTCGACGTCGAGCGCCGCGCCGGCCGCTGGAACGGCGACGCCCCGCCGCCGCCGCTGCCCGCGAGCGTGGTCGATGCGACCAGCAAGCGGTATCTGGAAGCGTATCGGCGCGTCACGGGGACGGAGCTGAAGATTTAGCTCTGTGCTCGCGCGTCTCACTCTTCATTGCGAGTGAGGCACTATGCATCTCCAACGTCGTCCCGGCGAACGCCGGGACCCATAACCCCAGGGAGCGGTTTGGCGAAGACTTGGAGTTCGGTACTTCGATCGCGCCGCAACCGATAGATTCCGCGGTATGGGTCCCGGCCTTCGCCGGGACGACACCGATGAGCGATTTCGGTTTTTCACATCAACCATATGGCTGACCGTTCACACGCGGAGCGCCGCAGAACTGTCGGATACTTCATATTTACAAGAATCCTGTTGCGCTAGGCTCGCACTCGTCTACCTCTCCGGGCGGGTATTTTCATGAGCGAGTGTCACGGCGTGACAGATCCTGCAATTGACTTCGATCCGGTCACCGGGGTCAGCCCGTCCGCCAAGCGTGCGCTGAATGATATGCTGGGTGGCGGTGCTGCGAGCATCCTCACCGTCACGTTCGGGCTGTCCTATTCGCTGCTGATCTTCGCCGGCCCGCTCTCACCCTATTTGTCCTACGGCATCGCTGCGACCTTCATCAGCTCGGCGGTGCTTGCGCTCGTAATCGGGCTCGGCAGCTCGCTTCCCTTTGCGATTGCCGCCCCCGACAGCTCGACGGCTGCGGTCACAGGAATTCTGGCGGCCTCGCTGGTCGAGCACATCGAATCGGCCAATCTTTCGGCGCCGCTGCTCTCGCCCGTTCTGATCACGCTCGGCCTGTCGACCGTGCTCACCGGCATCGTGCTGTGCGGGCTGGGCCTGACACGAATGGGCCGCGCCATCCGTTACGTGCCTTATCCCGTGGTCGGCGGCTTCCTCGGCGCCACCGGACTTCTCATCGCCCTCGGTGCGATCAGGGTCATCACCAATTACCCGGTGCAGCTCGCGACATTGCCGCGCTTTGCCAACGGCACCACGCTGCTGGAGCTCGGCGCCGCCTGCGCCATGGCATTGGTGCTCTACCTGACCTGGCATCGCTCGCGGAACCCGTTCGGTCTGCCGATCATCCTGGTCGGCGGCGTGATCACGGCGCACCTGGCGTTCTGGATCTCGGGTGTTTCGCTCGACGAGGCTCGTAGCATGGGCTGGACATTTCAGCCTCCGCCGCAAGCCGCGTTCATGCTGCCCTGGCACACCGACGAACTCGCCCAATATCCCTGGTTTGCCGTGCCGGACCTGCTCGGCAATCTCGTCGCCGTCATCTTCGTCACGGCATCGAGCACGCTGTTCAACACCACCGGCATCGAGGTCGCCGTGCATCGCGAGGCCAATCTGGAGCGCGAGCTGAACGTCACGGGTGCCGCCAACATCCTGACCGGCGTGCTCGGCGGCTACACCGGCTGCAGCTCGATCAGCCGATCGATCCTCAATTTCTCCAGCGGCGGCCGTGGACGGCTGTCCGGCCTCACCGCTTCGGCACTATCGCTGCTGATGCTCGCGATCGCGCCCGAGCTGCTCGGCTTCATTCCAAAGTTCGTGCTCGGCGGCCTGCTGCTCTATCTCGGCGCCGACCAGCTGCACAAATGGATCATCGAGTCGCGCAAGCGGCTTTCGAAGCTCGAATATCTGTCGCTGGTCGCCATCATCGTCATCATCGTGGCCTGGGGTTTCGTGCCGGGCATCTTGATCGGCGTGATCATCGGCTGCGCGACCTTCGCCTTCAGCGCGGCACGGGTCGAATCGATCAAGTACAGTTTTGACGGCTCCGAATATCGCTCCTCGCTCGACCGCTCGCGCGACGACCAGGAGGTGCTGCTGGCTCATGGCGGCAAGATCCAGGGGCTCAATCTGCAGAGCTATCTGTTCTTCGGCTCCGCCAACCGACTCTATCAGCACGTCAAGCGGCTGCTCCAGGAGCGTCCGGAATGCCGCTATCTGCTGTTCGATTTCAAGCTCGTCACAGGCGTCGATTCCTCCGCGGCCTACAGCTTTGCGCAGATCAAGCGCAGCGCCGCCGACCTCGGCGTCGAGCTGATCCTGGTGCATCTGTCGGCGGCGGCCGAGAAGGTGCTGCGCTCCAGCGACTTCGTCGGCGACGGCGTCACCATCATTCCCGAACTCGATCACGCGCTGGAATGGTGCGAGAACGAACTGATCTCGCAGCATCAGGGCCTGGCGCAGGAAGAAGCGAGCCTGCGCGACTGGTTCGCAAGCATCCTCGCCAGCGAGGACGACGCCGACGAGCTGATCCGCCGCTGCCAGCGCATCGAGGTCGAAGCCGGCGAGGTCATCGTGCAGGCCGGAGACCCCGCCGATTCCATGCACTTCATCCTCGAGGGACGCGTGGGCGTTATGGTCCCCGCCGACGACGACCGCACCACGCGCGTGCGCAGCCTCGGCCGCTACACAACGATCGGCGAGATGGGCCTGGTATCGCACACGCCGCGCAGCGCCACGATCCAGGCCGAGGTCGACAGCGTGCTCTACGTGCTCAACACGCACCAGTTTGACGAGATCAGGGAAGAAGACCCCGCGCTCAGCCACAAGCTGCTGACGTATTTCGTGTCTGTCATGGCGGAGCGGCTGACGTTTGCGAACAGGACGATCGCGGTGCTGCGGCGGTAGAGCCCCGGCGGCGTCCTGGCGAAAGCCAGGACCCATACCGCGAGGTCTATCGATTGCAAACGGTCGACGTACCGAACGACGTGTCTTCGCCAAACTACTCCCTGGGGTAATGGGTCCTGGCTTTCGCCAGGACAACCAAGGAGAGTCGGGCCTTACACCCCCGCCATCATCACGTATTTGATCTCGACATATTCTTCCATGCCGTGACGCGAGCCTTCACGGCCGAGGCCGCTTTCCTTGACGCCGCCGAAGGGCGCGACTTCGGTCGTGATCAGGCCGGTGTTGACGCCGACCATGCCCGACTCCAGCGCTTCTGCGACACGCCAGACGCGGCCGAGATCGCGGGAGTAGAAGTAGGACGCCAGACCGAACGGCGAAGCGTTGCACATCGCGATGACGTCGGCTTCGTCCTTGAAGCGGATCACCGGCGCGAGCGGGCCGAAGGTTTCCTCCTGCGACACCAGCGAGTCAGGCTTCACATCAGCCAGCACGGTCGGCTCGAAGAAGGAACGTCCGAGCTCGCTGCGCTTGCCGCCGGTGACGACCTTGGCGCCGCGCTTGACGGCATCGGCGATGTGGCGCTCGACCTTGTCGATCGCCTTCATGTTGATCAGCGGGCCCTGCGTGACGCCGCTCTCGGTGCCGTCGCCGATCTTCATCGCCGCGACCTTCGCCGACAGCTTCTTGACGAACTCGTCGTAGATCTTGTCCTGGGCGTAGATGCGATTGGCGCAGACGCAGGTCTGGCCCATGTTGCGGTATTTCGAGACGATCGCGCCCTCGACCGCCGCGTCGATATCGGCGTCGTCGAACACCACGAACGGGGCGTTGCCGCCGAGCTCGAGGCCGAGCCGCTTCACGCCGACGGAGGCCTGCTGGTAGAGGATCTTGCCGACCGCGGTCGAACCGGTGAAGCCGACGAAGCGCACGGCCGGATGCTCGCACAGCACCTTGCCGATCGGCGGCGCGTCACCGGTGATGATGTTGAGCACACCCTTGGGGATGCCGGCCTTCTCGGCGAGCACGGCCAGCGCCAAAGCCGAGAGCGGCGTCTCGTTGGCGGGCTTCAGCACCACGGTGCAGCCCGCGGCGAGCGCCGGCGAGACCTTGCGCGTGATCATGGAGTTCGGGAAGTTCCACGGGGTGATGGCACCGCAGACGCCGATCGGCTGCTTGATCGCGAGCAGCCGCGCATCGGGCCGCTGCGACGGAATCGTCTCGCCATAGACGCGGCGGGCTTCCTCGGCGAAGAACTCGATATAGGCGGCGCCGATGTCGACCTCGCCGAGCGCCTCCGTCAGCGGCTTGCCCTGCTCGGAGGTCAGGATCAGCGCGAGGTCCTCGCGGTTGGCGGTGATCAGCTCGAACCATTTGCGCAAAATGTTGGAGCGCTGCTTGGCTGTGTGCTTGGCCCAGGCCGGGAAAGCGCGCTGGGCGGCTTCGACCGCCTTGGTGGTGTCGTCCGCGCCAAGCTGCGGGACCTTTGCGATCTCGACACCGGTCGCGGGATTGTTCACGGCAAAGACCGGCGTGCCGACCCAGGCGCCGTCGATGTAGCAGGCCTCCTTCAGGAGCGAAGGGTCCTTCAACCGGTCACGCAGGGTGGCGGTGGCGTGCTGGGCGCGTGCGGCGGCGGTCGGCGTCATGGCGTTGCTCCTCGGACGATCATTTGGGGGCGATCGGATCGGCCGGAATATAGGGACAGACGGCGCACAATGCACCGTCCCGCAACGCACAGCTGATCGGAATTAAGCTGAGATCGGCGCGTTACGCCGCGCCGCTCATATAGGTCTCGCGCCGGCCGATCATGCGCTCGGCGGCGGCCTTGGCATCGGCCTTCGAGGAGGTCGCACAGGTCCGATATTCGAGATCGGGCGCATCGGAGGTGTCGCGGCGACCGAACCAGGACTTTGAGCCGACCGGCAGCAGCGCCAGCGACTGCGCCAGATTGTCGACCGCACCGAAAGAATAGAGCGCACCGGTGCCAGCGATCCGGACCTCGTAAATGCCGGGCGAGATCGGCGCTTCGAGATTGTCGCCCCGTCCGGGACGGGGATAGCGCTTCCATTCGCTCCAGGTCGAAATCATCTCAAGTCCCCTCGCAGCCGGCTAGGCGGCCGCCAAATTTGTTTCAAGTCTTAACGTCAGCCGCCCACTGGGCCCAATTCCGAACGCCGCAACGCACAAAATGTTTCGAGTGCATCAAACACTCGAAACATATCGCCTCAGCCCATCCATGGTCACGGCGAAGTGCGGCCATCCACCGCAGATTGTGAAGACGTGTTGCAAATCAGTCGTCCCGCGCCACGCCGGGACCGTCAAGTCACGACATCGCGACCGCAAGGTGCATATGGCCACGCTTGCCGTTCAGCGGATGCAGGAGGACAATCGATCGCTTCCAACAATAATCAAACCGGAGGAAATGCGTATGCAAAGCAAAGCCCAGATCGATGAGACTCTGCGCAAGACAAGCGACGCCAAGGAGATTCCCGGCGTTGTTGCGATCGCCGCCAGCGCCAAAGACGTGATCTATCAAGGTGCGTTCGGCAAGCGCGATCTGTCCAAGCCCGATGCAATGACGATGGATAGCGTGTTCTGGATCGCCTCGATGACGAAGGCGGTGACATCAGCCGGTGCGATGCAGCTGGTCGAGCAGGGCAAGCTGTCGCTCGATGCGCCGATCGGATCGCTGCTGCCCGATCTCGCCAAGCCGCAGGTGCTGGAAGGCTTTGATGCCAAGGGCGAACCAAAATTGCGGCCGGCGAAGAGCGCGATCACGCTGCGCCAACTGATGACCCACACCGCCGGCTTCGCCTACAACATGTGGAACGGCGATCTCGCGGTCTATCTTGAAAAGAAGGGCATCCCCGCGATCACCACCTGCCAGAATGCCGCGCTGAAGACGCCTGTCATGACCGATCCCGGCACGCGCTGGGAATACGGCACTAATATCGATTTCGTCGGCAAGGCCGTCGAAGCCGTCAGCGGCAAGCGGCTCGACGCTTATCTGCGCGACAATCTGTTTACGCCGCTCGGCATGAGCGACACCGGCTTCAAGATCACCGACGATATGCGCAAGCGCCTGGTCGGGATGCATGCGCGCGGCGAGGACGGCCAGCTCGCCGCGACCCCGTTCGAGCTCGAGCAGAACCCGGAATTCCACATGGGTGGCGGCGGCCTGTATTCGACTGCGGCCGACTATATCAGGTTCACCCAGATGATCCTGAACAAGGGCCGCGGCAACGGCAACCAGGTGCTGAAATCAGAGACGATCGCCATGATGGGACAGAACCAGATGGGCGATCTCAAGATGACCAAGATGACGACGGCGGCGCCGCCCTACACCAACGACGTCGATCTCTATCCGGATCAGGTGAAGAAATGGGGCCTCAGCTTCATGATCAACACCGCCAAGACCGCAGAGGGCCGCAGCGCCGGCAGCCTCGCCTGGGCCGGCCTTGCCAACACCTATTACTGGATCGACCCGGCGCGCGACGTCACCGGCGTGATCCTGATGCAGCTGTTGCCGTTTGCCGACGCGAAATGCCTGCAGGCGTTCGCCGGATTCGAGCGTGGCGTCTATGCCGGGCTCGATGCGGGCAGCGGCAAGAAGGCGGCCTAACCCCATAGTATGAGGCGCCCGGCATCGCGCGCCTCTCTGGCAACGGATAACCTCGTGCCGAAAGCCATCGGCTTCAGGCACGAGGCAACAATTTCGAGGAGACGAACTTGGCGGACGATCTTGCAGGCAAAGCCGACAGCTACGTTTGCGGCATCTCGGACACGCCGCTGCTCGGCGACACCATCGGTCGCAGCCTCGATCACGCCGTGCGGCGCTGGGGCAATCGGGAGGCATTGGTCTCGCCCAGCCACGGCGTGCGATGGACCTGGAGCGAATTCGCCGAACGCGTCGACGCGCTTGCCGCGGGCTTTCTCGCGCTCGGCCTGGAACGCGGTGAGCGCATCGGCATCTGGTCGCTGAACCGGCCGGAATGGACGCTGACGCAGTTTGCGGCGGCCAAGGCCGGCCTGATCCTGGTGACGATCAATCCCGCCTATCGGCTCAGCGAACTGGAGTTCGCGCTGAAGAAAGTCGGCTGCGCCGCGATTGTCACCGCGACCGCGTTCAAGACCAGCCAATACATGGAGATGCTCAACGCGCTGCTGCCGGAGCTGGCGAGCGCCACGCCGGGGAAGCTGCAGGCGGCGCAGCTGCCGGCCCTGCGGATGGTGATCCAGATCGGCGGCCCTTCTGCGCCCGGGACGATCCCCTTCGAGAACGTCGCGCGCATGGGCGGGCCTGCGCATCGCGAGCAGCTTGCCGTGCTCGGCGCGGCGCTTCAATTCGACGATCCCGTCAACATCCAGTTCACCAGCGGCACCACGGGCTCGCCCAAGGGCGTGACGCTGACGCACCACAACATCCTCAACAACGGCTATTTCACCGGGCGCGCGATGCGCCTGACCGAGCAGGATCGGATCTGCATCCCCGTGCCGCTCTATCATTGCTTCGGCATGGTGATGGGCAATCTCGCCTCCGTCACGCTCGGCACGACCATGGTCTATCCCGGCGAGGGCTTTGATCCGCTGGCGACGCTGCGCGCGGTCGAGCAGGAGAAATGCACCGCGCTCTACGGTGTGCCGACCATGTTCATCGCGGAACTCGATCATCCCGAATTCGCGACGTTCAATCTGAAATCATTGCGCACCGGCATCATGGCGGGCGCGCCCTGTCCGATCGAGGTGATGAAGCGCGTCAACACCGAGATGAACATGCGCGAGGTCACCATCGCGTATGGCATGACCGAGACCAGCCCGGTCAGCTTCCAGAGCGCGACGGACGACCCGCTCGAGCGGCGCGTGTCCACCGTCGGGCGGATCCATCCGCATGTCGAGGTGAAGGTCGTCGATCTCGAAGGCAAGATCGTCAGCCGCGGCGAACGCGGCGAGCTCTGCACCCGCGGCTACAGCGTCATGCTGGGCTATTGGGAGGAGAAGGAAAAGACCGGCGACGTGCTCGACGCCAACGGCTGGATGCACACCGGCGATCTCGCCACCATCGACGACGCGGGCTATTGCAATATCGTCGGCCGCATCAAGGATCTGGTGATCCGCGGCGGCGAGAACCTCTATCCGCGCGAGATCGAGGAATTCCTGTATCGTCACCCCAAGATCCAGGACGTGCAGATTTTCGGCGTCGCCGACACGCGCTATGGCGAGGAGCTCTGCGCCTGGGTCCGCGTCAGGCCCGGCGAGACGCTGACGGCAGAGGAGGTTCGCGCGTTCTGCGACGGCCAGATCGCGCACAACAAGATCCCGCGCTACGTCGAGTTCGTCGACGAGTTCCCGATGACCGTGACCGGCAAGATCCAGAAATTCGTGATGCGCGATGCGGTCGAGCAGCGACTGGGGCTGAAGGCGGCGAAGACGGCGTGAAGCTGTCACCCTCCCCTGGAGGGGGAGGGTCGGCACGCTATCGAGCGAAGCGAGATTGCGTGACGGGGTGGGATGACAGTCTCTCCACGTCCAACAGTGTTCCGTGCGGAGAGATCACCCCACCCCGCTCGCGCTGCGCGCGATCGACCCTCCCCCTCCAGGGGAGGGTAAGCGCCTCAAACCGTCAGCCCGCGCTGCTGCGCCAATTCCTTCAACGACACCTGCGGCCGCGCGCCGATGTGCTGGATCACTTCGGCGGCCGCGAGCGCACCGAGCTCGCCGCACTGCTTGTGCGACAGATCACGCGAGAGGCCGTACAGGAAGCCGGCCGCGAACAGGTCGCCGGCGCCCGTGGTGTCGACCAGCTGCTTGATCGGGGAGGCCGGTGCCGCGACGGCGTCGGTCGGCGTCACCACCACGCAACCCTTCTCGCTGCGGGTGACCACGCCGAGCTTGACGTCGTTGCGCAGCTGCTTGAGCGCGGTGTCGAAGTCGGAGGTCTCGTAGAGCGAGTGCAGCTCGGATTCGTTGGCGAACACGATGTCGGCCGTGCCGTTGCGCATCAGCCCCAGAAACTCGTCGCGATAGCGGCCGACGCAGAAGGAGTCCGACAAGGTCAGTGCCACCTTGCGGCCGGCCTCGTGAGCGATCTTGGAGGCCTTCAGGAAGGCTTCCTTGGCGCCCGGCGGATCCCAGAGATAGCCTTCGAGATAGACGATCTTGGCGGCCGCGATCTCGGCCGGATCGATATCGGCGGGCGACAGATCCTGCGCGGCGCCGAGATAGGTATTCATGGTGCGCTCACCGTCGCCGGTCACCAGGATGTAGGAGCAGCCGGTGGCGGGGCCGTCCTTCGCGGGCGGCGTGTTGAAGGCAACGCCGGCGGCGCGGATGTCGTGGACATAGAGCTTGCCGATCTGGTCGTCCTTGACCTTGCCGACATAAGCGGCACGCGCGCCCAAGCTGCCGATGCCGACGATGGTGTTGGCGGCCGAGCCGCCCGAGACTTCCGTCGCCGGGCCCATGTCGTTGTAAATGGCGGCGGCGCGCGCCTCGTCGATCAGGGACATGCTGCCCTTGGCCATGCCGTGCTTGACCAAAAAGGCTTCATCGGTCCGGACCAGCACGTCGAACAGCGCGTTGCCGATGCCGAGAACGTCATATTTCACGTCAGCCATTCACCTTGATCCTGTTTGCCGGATTGCGATTGCCGGGGAAATCAGCTTCCTGTCGGCCTGAAATCTGGCTCGCGGCCTATCACGACCGGGCCGCCACGGGCAAGCAACGAGAGGCTTCTTTTGACGCGTTTTCTTCACGCGAACCGGGACCACTTCGCTCGAAAACGCTATGGTATGTCGACCCGATGATCCGCTCCTTCCTGACAGTTTCGACGGGAACACTGGCCTCGCGGCTGCTGGGCTTTGCCCGTGATTCCCTGATCGCGGCGCTGCTCGGCACCGGCGCCGTGGCCGACGCCTTCCTGGCCGCGTTCCAGCTCGTCAATGTGGTGCGACGCCTGCTCAGCGAAGGGGCATTGAATGCGGCCCTGATCCCGGCCTGGCTGCGCGTCCGCGACCGCGATGGCGAAGCGGCCGCCTCCGCATTTGCGGGGCGCGTGCTCGGCACGGTCAGTGCGGCCTTGATCGTGATCTCGATCGGCATTGCCGTCGCGATGCCGCTGATCATCATGATCATCGCGCCGGGCTTCGTCGGCAGCCCCACGCTCGATCTTGCCGTCCAGAATGCGCGGCTGATGCTGCCTTATCTCGCCTTCGCCGGCCCGGTCACGGTGCTGATGGGGCTGCTGAACGCGCAAGGGCGATTTGCGCTCACGGCGTTCTCGCCGCTGCTGTTCAACATCGCGCTGATCGCAACAATCGCCGCGCTGCTGCTGTGGCACGCCGATGCGTCCTCGGCTGCGTGGATGCTGGCGGCGACCGTCGGCATTGCCGGCCTGCTGCAGCTCCTGATGCTGGTGTCGCAGCGGAGTGCGCATCTCGCGACACCGTTGCGCGCAAGCTTCGACAGGGAGATGCGCGGCTTCTTCGCCAAGGCGGTCCCCGGCATGATCGCAAGTTCCGGCCCGCAATGGCTGATGGTGGCCGGCGCGATCATCGCGTCGGCGACGCCCTCCGCCGTGTCCTGGCTCTATTTCGCCAACCGCCTGATCGAGCTGCCGCTCGGCATCGTCGGCGTCGCCATGGGCACGGTGCTGGTGCCGGAGCTGACACGCGCTGTGGGCAGCGGCGACCGTGACGCGGTGGCCCATGCGGAATCGCGCGCGCTCGAGCTTGCGACCGGGCTCGCCCTGCCCGCGACGCTCGGCCTTGCGGTGCTGGCCGAACCGATCGTGCGGCTGTTGTTCGAGCACGGCGCGTTCGGCGCGGAAGACAGCACCGCGACTGCGCATGCACTGATGTGGCTGGCATTGGGCCTGCCCGCGCATGTGCTGATCAAGGCGCAGTCGCCGGCCTTCTTTGCCCGCAGCGACACGATGGCGCCGCTGCTCGCGACCGCCAAGGGTTTTGTGGTCGCAATCGCTCTCGCCGTCCTGCTCGGCCACTTCTTCGGCGCAAGCGGGATTGCCGCGAGCATCGCCGCGGGCGCCTGGAGCAGCGCGCTCTCGCTGCTTCGGACAGGCACGCGCGAGTTCGGCTTCTCGGTCGACGCCGCCGCGCGAAAACGGCTGCCGCGGATCGTGCTTGCGGCCGCCGCCATGGGCGCCCTGCTCTGGCTGACGACAGGGCTGATGCCGGTCGAGGCCCACGGCCTGATCCGCTTCGTCGCGCTGGGCCTGCAGATCACCGCCGGCATCGCCGTCTACGCCCTGCTCCTGCAGTTTCTCGGCGTTGTCGCCCTGCGCGAGGCGGTTAACGCCCTGAAACGGCCCGCCTGA
Encoded proteins:
- a CDS encoding phosphoribosylaminoimidazolesuccinocarboxamide synthase, whose protein sequence is MTAMLSSDLPLTKIGRGKVRDIYAVDDDRLLLLTTDRISAFDVVMGETIPMKGAVLTQISAFWFNKLEGVVPHHMISADTDEIIAAVPALKPHRAEILGRAMLSRRTTVFPIECVIRGYLSGSAWKEYAGSGTLAGEKLKAGLVESEKLEPSIFSPATKAETGHDENITIAKMRAVVGDDVAYMLESMTRAIYTLGEELAREQGIIIADTKFEFGRDKDGRIILIDEVMTPDSSRFWAVDAYKPGQPQASFDKQPLRDYLDVERRAGRWNGDAPPPPLPASVVDATSKRYLEAYRRVTGTELKI
- a CDS encoding SulP family inorganic anion transporter; protein product: MTDPAIDFDPVTGVSPSAKRALNDMLGGGAASILTVTFGLSYSLLIFAGPLSPYLSYGIAATFISSAVLALVIGLGSSLPFAIAAPDSSTAAVTGILAASLVEHIESANLSAPLLSPVLITLGLSTVLTGIVLCGLGLTRMGRAIRYVPYPVVGGFLGATGLLIALGAIRVITNYPVQLATLPRFANGTTLLELGAACAMALVLYLTWHRSRNPFGLPIILVGGVITAHLAFWISGVSLDEARSMGWTFQPPPQAAFMLPWHTDELAQYPWFAVPDLLGNLVAVIFVTASSTLFNTTGIEVAVHREANLERELNVTGAANILTGVLGGYTGCSSISRSILNFSSGGRGRLSGLTASALSLLMLAIAPELLGFIPKFVLGGLLLYLGADQLHKWIIESRKRLSKLEYLSLVAIIVIIVAWGFVPGILIGVIIGCATFAFSAARVESIKYSFDGSEYRSSLDRSRDDQEVLLAHGGKIQGLNLQSYLFFGSANRLYQHVKRLLQERPECRYLLFDFKLVTGVDSSAAYSFAQIKRSAADLGVELILVHLSAAAEKVLRSSDFVGDGVTIIPELDHALEWCENELISQHQGLAQEEASLRDWFASILASEDDADELIRRCQRIEVEAGEVIVQAGDPADSMHFILEGRVGVMVPADDDRTTRVRSLGRYTTIGEMGLVSHTPRSATIQAEVDSVLYVLNTHQFDEIREEDPALSHKLLTYFVSVMAERLTFANRTIAVLRR
- a CDS encoding NAD-dependent succinate-semialdehyde dehydrogenase — translated: MTPTAAARAQHATATLRDRLKDPSLLKEACYIDGAWVGTPVFAVNNPATGVEIAKVPQLGADDTTKAVEAAQRAFPAWAKHTAKQRSNILRKWFELITANREDLALILTSEQGKPLTEALGEVDIGAAYIEFFAEEARRVYGETIPSQRPDARLLAIKQPIGVCGAITPWNFPNSMITRKVSPALAAGCTVVLKPANETPLSALALAVLAEKAGIPKGVLNIITGDAPPIGKVLCEHPAVRFVGFTGSTAVGKILYQQASVGVKRLGLELGGNAPFVVFDDADIDAAVEGAIVSKYRNMGQTCVCANRIYAQDKIYDEFVKKLSAKVAAMKIGDGTESGVTQGPLINMKAIDKVERHIADAVKRGAKVVTGGKRSELGRSFFEPTVLADVKPDSLVSQEETFGPLAPVIRFKDEADVIAMCNASPFGLASYFYSRDLGRVWRVAEALESGMVGVNTGLITTEVAPFGGVKESGLGREGSRHGMEEYVEIKYVMMAGV
- a CDS encoding serine hydrolase domain-containing protein, with translation MQSKAQIDETLRKTSDAKEIPGVVAIAASAKDVIYQGAFGKRDLSKPDAMTMDSVFWIASMTKAVTSAGAMQLVEQGKLSLDAPIGSLLPDLAKPQVLEGFDAKGEPKLRPAKSAITLRQLMTHTAGFAYNMWNGDLAVYLEKKGIPAITTCQNAALKTPVMTDPGTRWEYGTNIDFVGKAVEAVSGKRLDAYLRDNLFTPLGMSDTGFKITDDMRKRLVGMHARGEDGQLAATPFELEQNPEFHMGGGGLYSTAADYIRFTQMILNKGRGNGNQVLKSETIAMMGQNQMGDLKMTKMTTAAPPYTNDVDLYPDQVKKWGLSFMINTAKTAEGRSAGSLAWAGLANTYYWIDPARDVTGVILMQLLPFADAKCLQAFAGFERGVYAGLDAGSGKKAA
- a CDS encoding AMP-binding protein, coding for MADDLAGKADSYVCGISDTPLLGDTIGRSLDHAVRRWGNREALVSPSHGVRWTWSEFAERVDALAAGFLALGLERGERIGIWSLNRPEWTLTQFAAAKAGLILVTINPAYRLSELEFALKKVGCAAIVTATAFKTSQYMEMLNALLPELASATPGKLQAAQLPALRMVIQIGGPSAPGTIPFENVARMGGPAHREQLAVLGAALQFDDPVNIQFTSGTTGSPKGVTLTHHNILNNGYFTGRAMRLTEQDRICIPVPLYHCFGMVMGNLASVTLGTTMVYPGEGFDPLATLRAVEQEKCTALYGVPTMFIAELDHPEFATFNLKSLRTGIMAGAPCPIEVMKRVNTEMNMREVTIAYGMTETSPVSFQSATDDPLERRVSTVGRIHPHVEVKVVDLEGKIVSRGERGELCTRGYSVMLGYWEEKEKTGDVLDANGWMHTGDLATIDDAGYCNIVGRIKDLVIRGGENLYPREIEEFLYRHPKIQDVQIFGVADTRYGEELCAWVRVRPGETLTAEEVRAFCDGQIAHNKIPRYVEFVDEFPMTVTGKIQKFVMRDAVEQRLGLKAAKTA
- a CDS encoding adenosine kinase, whose product is MADVKYDVLGIGNALFDVLVRTDEAFLVKHGMAKGSMSLIDEARAAAIYNDMGPATEVSGGSAANTIVGIGSLGARAAYVGKVKDDQIGKLYVHDIRAAGVAFNTPPAKDGPATGCSYILVTGDGERTMNTYLGAAQDLSPADIDPAEIAAAKIVYLEGYLWDPPGAKEAFLKASKIAHEAGRKVALTLSDSFCVGRYRDEFLGLMRNGTADIVFANESELHSLYETSDFDTALKQLRNDVKLGVVTRSEKGCVVVTPTDAVAAPASPIKQLVDTTGAGDLFAAGFLYGLSRDLSHKQCGELGALAAAEVIQHIGARPQVSLKELAQQRGLTV
- the murJ gene encoding murein biosynthesis integral membrane protein MurJ encodes the protein MIRSFLTVSTGTLASRLLGFARDSLIAALLGTGAVADAFLAAFQLVNVVRRLLSEGALNAALIPAWLRVRDRDGEAAASAFAGRVLGTVSAALIVISIGIAVAMPLIIMIIAPGFVGSPTLDLAVQNARLMLPYLAFAGPVTVLMGLLNAQGRFALTAFSPLLFNIALIATIAALLLWHADASSAAWMLAATVGIAGLLQLLMLVSQRSAHLATPLRASFDREMRGFFAKAVPGMIASSGPQWLMVAGAIIASATPSAVSWLYFANRLIELPLGIVGVAMGTVLVPELTRAVGSGDRDAVAHAESRALELATGLALPATLGLAVLAEPIVRLLFEHGAFGAEDSTATAHALMWLALGLPAHVLIKAQSPAFFARSDTMAPLLATAKGFVVAIALAVLLGHFFGASGIAASIAAGAWSSALSLLRTGTREFGFSVDAAARKRLPRIVLAAAAMGALLWLTTGLMPVEAHGLIRFVALGLQITAGIAVYALLLQFLGVVALREAVNALKRPA